In one window of Pseudochaenichthys georgianus chromosome 5, fPseGeo1.2, whole genome shotgun sequence DNA:
- the LOC117447429 gene encoding neurogenic differentiation factor 4-like, producing MMIKPYVRPGEGEEAASPLQWVDGDMSSPDGDASDSSHHYRDGGDEQDRELGSEDAHEEDEEDDEEGQGDENESKRRGPKKKRMTKARQERFRVRRVKANARERSRMHGLNDALESLRTIMPCHSKTQKLSKIETLRLARNYICALSEALDGGISTESRSFMDTLCKGLSQPTSNLVAGCLQLGPGSGPGMRPEDRHRVRAAAAPLGGVVGYSSPGLPSPPYGTFDSAHMLHLRAMKGGVYENHSPNEYNGGGVGTPPYDGPPTPPLSISSNLVPKQEPSPHYPPQHHYSPSPVEQGLYQTQTGYDVHLEGPYDSYHPQHMPPRQITSVYRD from the coding sequence ATGATGATTAAGCCATATGTAAGACCAGGCGAGGGAGAGGAGGCCGCCAGCCCTCTGCAGTGGGTGGACGGAGACATGAGCTCGCCTGATGGAGACGCATCAGATTCATCACACCACTACAGAGATGGAGGAGATGAACAGGACAGGGAGCTTGGGAGCGAGGATGCACACGAAGAAGACGAGGAGGATGACGAGGAGGGACAGGGGGATGAAAACGAGTCCAAACGACGCGGGCCAAAGAAAAAGCGCATGACAAAGGCCCGGCAGGAGCGCTTCCGTGTGAGGCGAGTCAAGGCTAACGCCAGGGAGCGCTCCCGCATGCACGGTCTGAACGACGCTCTGGAGAGCCTGCGCACCATCATGCCTTGTCACTCCAAAACACAGAAACTGTCCAAGATCGAGACGCTACGGCTGGCCCGCAACTACATCTGCGCTCTGTCCGAAGCCCTGGATGGGGGCATCTCCACAGAAAGCAGGTCCTTCATGGACACCCTGTGCAAGGGCCTCTCACAGCCCACCAGCAACCTGGTGGCGGGCTGCCTGCAGCTGGGGCCGGGGTCTGGGCCCGGGATGAGGCCTGAGGACAGACACAGGGTCCGGGCGGCAGCTGCTCCTCTCGGTGGCGTGGTGGGCTACTCCTCTCCTGGCCTGCCGAGCCCCCCGTACGGCACCTTTGACTCTGCTCACATGCTTCATCTGAGGGCCATGAAAGGAGGAGTTTATGAGAATCACTCCCCAAATGAGTATAATGGCGGTGGTGTGGGGACCCCTCCGTACGACGGCCCCCCTACACCGCCTCTGAGCATCAGCAGCAACCTGGTGCCCAAACAGGAGCCTTCACCGCACTACCCCCCTCAACACCACTACTCCCCCTCCCCGGTGGAGCAGGGTCTGTATCAGACTCAGACTGGCTACGACGTACACTTAGAGGGGCCGTATGACTCCTACCACCCCCAGCACATGCCCCCCCGACAGATCACCTCCGTCTACAGAGACTAA